The Raphanus sativus cultivar WK10039 chromosome 6, ASM80110v3, whole genome shotgun sequence sequence TCTTTATGTGATTACGTCTGAAGCTTctccacatttttttttgctaaagagctTCTCCACATATTGGTAACGATTTaacatattcatattttaatattctaaaGGAAAATTATTTGTTATAGTCTTTTATTTTGCTTATTCATCTAAtctgtttggtttggttttacaTTAGGTTCTCATGACATGTATACAATATGATACAAATATGCAGAGCATGTAAGTTTTTtgattatctaaaataattgcGATATGATATTGGGTAgataatataaatctttttgtGTGAAAATATGAATATGTTAAATCGTTACAAATCATGAACCCAATTTGGTCAGTATTTAATTACAGTTCAGTGTTTAAGGGAAAAATAACACGCCCTCTCCCTCTGTATCATTATAGGtgagttttaagattttttcaCAGAGATTAAGAAaccacaaaattttatgtaatttatcttggttgtataaaatagcattaaataatactagttcaaccaattaaaaaaaaatacactattttgtaattggCTAGAGATTTCAAATgacaattaaatttatttagatTAGTGTGAACTTCACTTattctgaaacaaaataaaaatcctaaaacaccacTTATATTGATACAGAGGgaatattatttagtatattaGATAAGATCTTTCACGGCTAATGGTGAGAATTATATCATATGTCTTTAAATTGGTGAATTTTAAATGTGagtccattttttaaaaaaatcacacatgaatcaaagttgtgacttctgttttaatatataaaatatgtaaataattattatattttattcgaattagttagatatatattgtatatatatcaaaaatgtattattataaGAAAGATGGATAGTATTTTCAAAAGCACTTGAAGAAGCCCTTTAGAAAATTTGCTTTCCATAACCatgaaataaaagaacaaatagATTTGGCTGTAAGATTTAAGAAGTAAACCAAAACTTACTTGCTTTGATTTTATTGTTGTAGAGAGAAGTGATGTTGTGTAAAACACTCGCAACATTCACCAATCACACCCAAAGAGTTTTATCTGTTGACATTAAACACATGATGAAATTTAAAGTAGGCgagttaaattaattaatttcacAAATACTAAGTAAGTGTTTCAATCAGGAAATTACGTGGTTATTTGCATCAGTAACCGTTTGTCTGTATCGTTATAAATCATGGGCCCGTATGTAACATGCCAGTTCACCAGCCACTTGTTTATGTATATCGGTAATCAATAACAGCGTATTGACTGGGTGGGAGAATGCTGATTAAGTCGTCCTTAGCATTTCAGACCATATAAAGGTTCCAAGTCGTTAGGGGTGTGGACACGGAACAATTACTCGCTGTTTTAGCTGTATTTACTATCCAATTTGCTCCGTTCAAGTATTGAAAATTTTGTCTTATTACTTGACTTGTTCTAAGCAAGTACattcagaaaaataatatttgcaATTTAATTGTGTTTACCTTGTTATCTGTATAATATAAACTAACActaccaaaaagaaaattaaactaatttaaactAGTGAGTAGAAGAACTTTGACTATATATGCCAAAGTGAAAAATCATGCTATTTTTAAGTGTAggtttaaattttagaaaaaaaatatttttgatatgaaaaatattaatatggaataaaacaaagaaattcATGCATACACTAGATTGTTATAGATTTATATCTCAAACCTATTAGTTATATACATTCCATAGATCTATTAGTCATATACATTCCAAAAAAGACATTTTAGTTAAtcttaaacataattaaacAAGTAGCAAGTATTAACAAAGCAAttactgtttttttcttctacttGTTACTTGACCCGtatttgtaaataatacatTATTGCGATTTAGTATTTGACTTGATAGCAACAAGTACTTGTTCTTTTCAAATGAATAAGAGGCAAGTAGCAGATACGGGGAAAATACCAAGTATTTATGTCCAGCCCTATAAATCGTTATGTggaatgttaaaaaaaatccattatgtggaaaataaataaatatgtaaaaataaaatgatgaaaTTAATCGTCAACCAAAACAATGTTACACAATgatagttttattttgtttatatattagtaGATATTCGTACAAAGATTCAAGAATAGCAAAACTTGAAATCAGTAAGAGCCGCCATATATATGtaagaaatatttttcttgGTTAAGTATTGAGCCGCcgtatttatattattaaaagtgaTGAAGTACATTTGAAAACTATTTGGAAACACATATATcgatattaaaaaatataatgttgtttgaaaatatgGCTAGCATGGATAtcagtatattaaaaaaaataatagactTAGGTtactaacaaaaattaaaaatttattatattatatgagAAATTATCTATAtgacgaaatttaaaatataagaaaataactcaatctaattacctaaaaatatattttgtctaaaataaccataaaacaaaatttaaatttacatatttcaaataaaaataataatttaattttatttatatcaaaaatttattcaaaatatatatattcaaaaattgaattttactaaaatattttctaataactattaaaaaatgttttaaatatatataaaaaatacaatataaagccaaatttcaaacaccaatttaaattatggtttttctatttcacattaagtttaaaaaatataatatatgtgattatttatatgatagtacgtataaaatactattaattatatgactaCTTATATGgtagtacgtataaaatacgattaattatttgataacacatatacaatatataatagTGAAATGCAAAATAGAtagcaacatatttttgaaaaatggatcaaaatattagtattataAGAACCAAATTTACGGAGGAATTTTCAAATCAGTTCTGGATCTACCGGCCACTGTCTAGTGATGATAGCGAGCCGTTAGGCTCTCAAGGTCGTTTGATGTTTGAGTATCTTGAACGTGATCTTCCTTACATCCGTGAACCTTTTGCCGACAAGGTTTGTCTATTTTAACTCTGTATATCAAGTTATCAAAGCATGTGCAGAAGTTATTAAAGATCACTATGGATTCAGAAAACAGGTTTAGTGTGTCTTAGACTAAACTAGTAAATTCTCttggttttaaaataaattcttgTATGCGTCTACACGGCAGTTAGGTACTGATCAGATGCATTAATTGATGTTTTTCTGCAACAAGACAAGTTTAGGTTTCAAAAGTAAACAGTTGAAGTAACATCAGATATGCGAATGTAATGCTATTTAGTCAAACCCAACAACTCTTCTCACTCGTAACTGCTCCAACGCATCCAATTAGAACTATCAAGTGACTGTACAATGTTCAACTACTGTCTGGCAACTTCTCCAGGTCTCAAGTACACCTCTTATGATAGCTGTCTTATTCAATTGTTACCACTGCAGATGTCTGACCTTGCCTCTAGCTTTCCCGAGCTGAAGACGCTGAGAAGTTGTGATTTACTACTTTCAAGTTGAGAGGTTCTGTATGGACAAGTTGAGAGGTTCTTCTACCGGTGATGATATGATTataggatgatgatgatgatgatgattaaaGATGATGTATGATGTCACTTGAAAGGAAACTCTCTAAGTTGTAATGTAAACAGAAaactaattttcatttatatatgtaaCATGTTTTCTTACAATAAAAGCTAATAGTTGAGGAAAGAGGAGGTCTCAATGGTCACTATCTGCTAGTTCCAGCAGCTTCCTCTTGATGGCATCAGAGCAAAGACGAGCCATCATACGGTGGAAGGAAAGCAGATCAGACAAACGCTCTGCGGACAGCTTGTCCATTGCCCTCTCATGCTCCTCTTTCCTCTTCATCCTCTTCATATACACACACGAGTTCCTCACCGTCGCTCCCATCTGCTTCAGCCTGTTCTCTTCTTGCTTGCTTAGAACCGTTTTTGCCTCCAAAAGCTCATCTCCTGAGAAGCTTTTGACTAGCGTCTTCTTCACCACAATCTTTGTTGCATCTAGTTGCTTCTTCTGAAACACAGTCACAGCTTTCACAAACTCCCGGTAAACAGAAACACATCCTGGATAATCAAACTCATCGTCAGAGAGCCTCATCCTCTCGGGATGAAACTGCAGACCCATCAGAAACCGACCTTCCTCTGGATCATACCGGTTAGGATCATAGAACCCTTCTACCAAACCATCAGGAGCGTAAGCCATAGGCACAAAACGCTCCGCGAGCCTCTTCACACCTTGATGATGATACGAATTCACCATGATCTGATCCATCTCATCGAACCATTCGTGCAGCGGCGTCTCCTCCACGAGCCTAGCCTCGT is a genomic window containing:
- the LOC108809912 gene encoding LOW QUALITY PROTEIN: putative glutamine amidotransferase GAT1_2.1 (The sequence of the model RefSeq protein was modified relative to this genomic sequence to represent the inferred CDS: inserted 2 bases in 1 codon), translated to MVVVVADNDDLSSKTLPRVLVVSRRTLRKNKFVDFVGEYHLDLIVSHGAVPVIVPRVSGIHSMLRSFEPIHGVLLCEGEDVDPSLYADEEQPGLSQEDMDEIRTLHASDTTIDREKDSIELSLAKLCLERNIPFLGICRGSQILNVAAGGTLYQDIDKEVGTSTKHIDYENYDEHRHEARLVEETPLHEWFDEMDQIMVNSYHHQGVKRLAERFVPMAYAPDGLVEGFYDPNRYDPEEGRFLMGLQFHPERMRLSDDEFDYPGCVSVYREFVKAVTVFQKKQLDATKIVVKKTLVKSFSGDELLEAKTVLSKQEENRLKQMGATVRNSCVYMKRMKRKEEHERAMDKLSAERLSDLLSFHRMMARLCSDAIKRKLLELADSDXIETSSFLNY